From the Thamnophis elegans isolate rThaEle1 chromosome 16, rThaEle1.pri, whole genome shotgun sequence genome, the window TCAACCCTGGCACTGGAGTCTAACAGattccaaaataaaaatgaaacaatccAATGTTATCTGGAAAGTGAATTTGTATAAGTTACATTGTATCAGCtctaatgttattttatttgcaaACAATCCTCTAATGTTGCCACTGTTCTATCAATAAGAGCAGAACAAGGAGTAGGCTTTTTCCCTGTTAAAGACAAACTGGCTTCACACAAGCACTGTTTGCATGATGTTCATATGGTTCATTTAGTAAATTATAGAAACAAATAATGGCTTAGCATGTTTCATGAAAGCTGCTTTCCAGCCTTTTTCTATGGCACATCTATCTTTAATGCGTATGGAGCAATACAGATTTAGTTGAAAGTATTTTTGTATGACAGGATCAGATCAGCAAACAACTAGGATAGTTTGTCGTCCGTCCCCCTCCCCTGCTATATAAGCAGTGTTCCTATAAAGAAAAGTTGTCTTTACAGTCAGTCAAAATTAGAAATGGGACTGCAAAAGATCTAAAGGAGAGTCCATTACACTGAACCAGCACCAGCTTAATCGATTCAAGCCAATGAAAATATTTTGTGGTCCCAAGTAACAAAGTAGTTGAGCCAGAGCTAAAAGAGGGTTCTGGATGATCCTTATCCATTCAAGTCACTTTCCGCTTCTTACAAGAAGGTCTCTCAAAGACATCCCGCACGCCAGCTGCCTTCTGCTTGAAGAACTTTGTATTCTGGGCACTCTCCTGCCCCCAAGCAGAGTCGAAGGAAGTTGTGTCCTGGTCCACCAGGTGGGTGTATTTAGTCCGTCCAGAACGCCCAAAGTTCTTCACCTGGATTGCAAAGAGAAGAAAGTGTGGGAAGGATTTGAGATGAGGTCTCTAGAATTGCTCACCTAGCACTGATGCTGCCCAGAGAATGCTGGTGGGAGCCACAAAGCTTATCCTCAATTCGCAACCGGGGTCCTTTCCCACTTACCTGCATGACTTTAGGTAAGATTGTCTTGTTGAAGTGATCCTCTAGAGTTGGTGCACTGAAGTCCCTCTTGTACACATCCTCATCTTCATCCTGAAGAAGCAAGAGCACACCTGAGCACAGGGAAGTTTGAGAACTATTGGGCATAGGAAAAGGACCCCCAATGTTCCATTTTGCAGAGGGGATGAAATATTGACAAAACTTATACAAGGATGACAAAAGGCAGGTCTGGCTATTGAACAGCTATTTGATCCTCTCAGTTTTGGGGCAAAATGCTTACCATGAAGAAGGCACCGCGGTGATAATATTTCTGCAGGAACTTGTATTTGCCCTTCACAGCCTTATTGGTGATGACCTTGCCATTGGCTCGGAGCTCGGCCCGGCGTTCTTCCTCGGTCAAATTCCGTACCCGTTCaatctctgctttctccttctcCAACCTATATAGAATAAAAACCCTGCTTCAGCCAtactctctctgtccctcctgaTGTTTGATAAATGACTTTTAGCAGCTTGCAGATCCCCTTGGCTATGGAAGGTTGCCAAGCAGCCATGGGGCTTGTCCAGTATTACAACAGCCTACTTTTGTGTTCCTGACAACAAGAGTAAGATTTTTCTTTTAACACCCAAGAGTCATATCATATCATGGGATTTATAATACTCCCCTTGATAGTTTCTGTGGAACCCAGAACTGACACGGCCTATAGATCAGGCATCACTATTACAGCCCTTGACCAACTGCTGATTTAGTCTTATGCATATGGAAGCCTTTTATTGTTGCAGCCTGAAGAGATGGATAAAGTGCTAGATAAAATgcaacttatagcaatagcacttagacttatataccatttcatagtgcttcaATGTATCCTTATGATTTCCCACTTGTTATTCCTAGTTCATCACACTGGATGAGAAAAATCTGGTTATTCCGAGAAAGCAGAAACTGCAACTTTAAAAAGGAACAATCAATAACCATGTCATGAAACTTTTCTACCCATGATGCTATTCTCTGGGATTGGAACCATCTGCACCTTTTTAATACTTCCAGACCAAGATGCTTAGGAGTTGACTGCCCTATGACCCCTGGCATGCTTGGCATTTGGTGCAGACTATTTTCAAGCCACCTTGAATTAAGTAGCTTGATTGGGAGATCTCTCTCCCAAGCCAATTACCTAGACTGACTCCCCACAGAGCCTTTATACTTGCTGTATTCAATATTTTGCCATCCTTGTTACCAGAAATAAGGTTTAGCAATTATTTCCAGCGCATGAGCAGCTCTGTGGTCCTTTTAGAGAAACTGAATAAATCTCTTGCAGACTTTTGTGCAGTTTGGCAAACTGACTTATGAATCCTCTATTAAGCTACAATAGctcaaagcagaagaaaaatgagAAGCCTGAACTGTCTAGAAAGGTGACACATTTGAGAGTGTAATTATTAATTAAGCTGCTAACTTAATCTATACAGTTGCAAGGAACTAGTGGCTTAAGTATCAGATAAAACAAAAAGCACCAAGAATGAGTGCTGATAAGACATCTTGGAGTAGAACACCAGGTCCAAGTCTGCTTGCCACAATACAAAAGGGATGCTGGGCAACAAAAATGGTGAGGGGCTTGGATGCAAAATCCTGAACAAGAGTGCTGGTAAGAACTGTGTATTTTTAGCCTAAAGAAGAGAAGGCTAATgggagggtaggacaagaatggAAGTTTTACAAATCCAGCCTAGTTTacataaggaagaatttcctgactgtgagaagaAGTGGAATAGTTGCTCCCCGCCCTTGAAACTaacagttttcaagaaaagatagaTAGGAGAACCATTGAGCTGGGATGCTCTGAGGATACCCACTCAAGAAAGGGGGTTGGGAGTGAGGGTATAATGGactcaaaaaggggagggggaaaggagaggcaTCATATGTAAAGGAAGGGAACACAAGCAGAGACTGAGGAAATGAGCATAGAGGGCCCAGTCAAAGCATCTGGCaacaaaataaaagtatattaTTACTGTGGATCATTCTTTTCTGGACCATGTTACAGAACTTTCAGAGAAGTGCCTTAATAACAGTGGGAGACTTCAACTACTCAGATATTTGCTGGAAAGCCATTTCAACCAAGACTGCCCAAAGATTCCTTGTAACTGTCGCTATCTGTTTAATTTTTTAGAAAACTACAGAAGAGTCAAAGCCCATTGCAGCATTCTTCTGGTCTCATGATAATGATTTCAATGTTCCTTCCCAGTTTCCcaaaaggaaagtcaatggggaaactggaagTTAAGCAAGGTCATATAAGGTCACATATTCCTCTCTAAAGACAACAATCAGAATTGTCAAGGAATGCTGACACTGTTGTGCATTCATGTGATCTCATGCTTCCTGTCCTCTGTCCAGTATTAAATATGCAAACTGTTAAATGTATTGTGGAAGACTGCCTACAATATGAGTTTTCTGCATGAAGCAACACCAGACGAATGCCTGGATAGCTGAATTGGACATCCAATTATGAGAGGCCACTGCCTCTTCCCTAGGGTTTTGTATATAATTATGTGGATTGAGTTTATGTTTACTTGTTCTGTCATATTCTCATCACATGCTAAATAAATACCATtaggacagaaaaaaaaacctgtcctcAAATATAGTCTTTCAAACCCTCAAATTGGGGTAGATATGCTCAGTATTATTGTTCTatctagttttagttttagttttgttttagttttattaaacatttataggccgcccttttccctgagaggactcagggcggcttacaataataggggaggggagtgcaggacaaaacacaaaaagaaaatgtgagtaaaaataattagcagtaaaaacacaacattcattcagcattcgggaggggtgaGAgtaaggtcttatccccaggcctgacgggatagccagatcttgagggctgtgcggaaggcctggacggtggtgagggtgcggatctccacggggagattgtttcatagcgtcggggctgcaactgagaaggctctcctccgcgtagtcgccagtcggcactgactggcggatggaattcggaggaggcctactctatgcgatctgattggacagagggaggtaattggcagaaggcggtctctcaaatagccagatccactaccatggagcgctttatgaatggtaagtaggaccttgaagtgcacccggagatcaacaggtagccagcgcagcttacggaggatcggtgttatgtgggcgaaccgtggtgcgcccacaatcgctcgcgcggctgcgttctggactagctgaagtcgccggatgctcttcaagggcagccccatgtagagcacattgcagtattccagcctagagatcacaagggctcgagtgactgttgtgagggcctcccggttcaggtagggccgcaactggcgcaccaggcgaacctgggcgaatgcccccctggtcacagctgacaagtgatggtcgaaactcagctgtgggtccaggaggactcccaagttgcggaccctgtctgaggggtataaattttgatcccccagcctgagtgatggaacgtcggccaaattgttgggaggaaaacacaacagccactcggtcttgtccaggttgagtaccagtttgttagccctcatccagtctttaacagcctcaagaccccggttcatcacatccaccgcttcattgagttggcacggggcggacagatacaactgtgtatcgtccgcgtattggtggtattttatcccgtgcctccgaatgatctcgcccagcggtttcatgtatatgttaaatagtaggggggataagaccgaaccctgcggcaccccataagttaggggcctcggggacgatctctgcccccccaccaacaccgactgcaacctgtccgagaggtaggaggagaaccactgcagaacagtgccgcccacccccacctcccgcagtcgtcgcagaaggataccatggtcgatggtatcgaaagccgctgagaggtcaaggagaaccaggatggacgcatggcctccatctctggctctccagagatcatcggtcaatgcgaccaaagcggtttctgtgctgtaaccgggcctgaagccagactggaaggggtcaaggtagttagcttcctccaaggtacgctgaagctggaaggccaccaccttctcaacaaccttccccacgaaggggaggttggagactggacggtggttattaagaacggctggatccaaggacggtttcttcaggaggggtctcaccaccgccgccttaagcgcggtggggaagtgcccctcccgaagagaggcggaacaactgcctggatccagcctcgtgtcacctcactgctgttggcaaccagccaggagggacacgggtccagtatacaggtggaggcactcacagcttgcatagccttgtccacatccccggaggcaacatcctgaaactcaacccagagatggtctgccaagtcattcccttgtgtctcggctggatctgcgggagtggagtccaggtccgaccgaaaccgagcaactttgtccgccaagaactgaacatactcctcagccctaccctgtaaggggtcccccgtctccctcctatttaggagggagcgggttatcctaaacagggcggctgggcgggactcggcggacgctaccaaggtggcaatgtgtgttcttttagctgttcttaatgcccggatgtattccttggtgcatgctgtcaaaagtgcccggttcggttcggacctatcggatctccactggtgctctaggcgtctcctccggcgctttatctcccggagctcctcggtgaaccaaggaggcctccgggagctgctgacccggaggggccgtagtggcgcaatccggtccagagaccctgacgctgccgagtgccaggcagcagcaagagtctccgccgaactgtgggcgagagtatcaggaataaccccaagctccgagCAATCTAGAAAAATAATAACTAATGGATTTAATTATAAGGAATTGGTTAGAAAACTTCACACTGATCAGCTGTTTGACAATGGAACAAGCTACTTTGGGAGACGCTAGAGCTGTTTACAAAGGCTGTGGCCCCTCCATCAGAAGGTGTAGCATTGGAAACCCACACTGGGAAGTGGGATGGATTAAAAAGAATCAGGCACAGTAAATAACTTGACATCAACAATCATCCTCGTTTACCCCCTCTTGTGAGGAGAGAAGGTTTTAACATTTTATCTACATATATAATCAAAGTTCCGATTATACTCACGCCTCACGTTCCTCACGATCTCGCTTGATTCGCTTCAATTCTCGCACTTTCCAAGCTTCATACTCTTCTTCATCATTCTCATCATCCGTATCCAAAGCATCAAGGGCTGCCAAAGATCGCCTGTTCTCCTCCAATTCCTTCTTGGCTTCTTCTTCTACAATCTGCAGCAATATAGGGGAGGTAAGCCTCCTGAAGGACCACATTCCTTGTGTCTCAATCACCTGCTCCTTCCTTTCCAAATACCTTCAGAGTGTACTTGCGCCTCTCTTCAGCCATACGTTTGGCCTCTTGTTCCAGTTCCTTCTGTTTCAGTGCCTCTGCTTCTCGCTCCTGGACTGTGATTCGGTCCTTTCTGCAACAGATATTTGTGCCAAGTTGAATAATATCCAAATTAAATCTTTTCTAGAAGAAAACTTAGAATTCACAACCATCGCTGCAAGAAAAATGCCTTGGAAGGTATGCAAAGTGGAGCTGTAATTATATGCCaccaacatttaaaaagaaaagctgtGAAATAACACTCAGGCTCAAGAGATCAATGCCCACTGccacctcctccccttccttttcttaaCTAATGGAACTTGCTTGCGAATGAAGACAGGTTTGAGACGTGGTTCAGTTTCATCTTCACTATCTGTATACTCCTCATATTCAGACTCAGTTTCAGACTCCTCCCCAGAACGGCCTTCGTCTTCCAGTTCCATCACTTCCATCTCCTCATTCTTGCGTTCCTGAGCACGTTGGCGCATCATATTGCGTCGACGTTCAATTTCCTGTTAAGGAGAGATAAAGGGAAAAGGTTATCATGGGTCCATGTATccaccccattccaaccggtcaGATATCAATTTATGGCTATATTAAAATTACACAGTTGTAGGACTTTTACATGTCAAATAGTCCAGATCCAACTCTTGGAATCGCTAGCAAAAGCTGAGGACAAATGGCCAAGATTCTAGATGCTCCCAGTCAGAACACTGGGCTACTggatacaatgcaaaaatatccCCCTACATTTCTAAAGATGCAGTTCAACACCACACCTGGCTCTTCCGCCTGCACATACCTCATCGtctacctcttcctcctcttcctcactggTGTCCTCACGCTCCACGTGCCAAGCTTCGCCTTCCACTTCAGAATCGCTCTCTCCCACCACTTCTGGCTCCACAATCTTGCGGTGCCTTGCCAGCCTGGAAGACAAAGGCCATtttcctctctctgcctctgctgGATCACAAAAAAGCCTCCAGGCTTCACCCAGGCAGCCCAGCTGCCACTTACCTCTCTTCCACATCCTCGCTGACACGGTTCTGCAGGCGGCGCAGCCTGGGGTCGCTGGccagctcctcctcctgctcctcggGCTCCAGCTCCTGctccttggccttcttaatgaaCTGGAATTCCTCGTCTTCCTCGTCGGAGGACTCCATGGGCGCATAGTCGGGGCGCTTCCCCGAGACGTACCGCTTCACCTTCACCTTCTCCATGGAAATCTCCCCTGGAAGAGGCGGGCGAGGTTCAGGCTTTCCAGCTGAGCCCAGcacccccctcttcctcccccatcGCCTCTCCCTGCCGAGAACCCCCCTTCCGCCCCCTCCTCACCCTTCTCGTTGCGGACGGGCACGGCCCCCGCCGTGGACTGGATCGGGGGCTGCTTCATGAGGGCGCTGCTGGAGCCCGACATGGTGACGGTGGAGGCCCGGGCCACGAGGAAAGACGGCTGCTCGTCCGCCGCGCGTAAACACAGAACTGACGGACGACAGACCCGCCTCCGGCTGCTCTGGGCCGCTTCCGCTTCCGGGGTTCGTGGGGGCGGACCCCCGACGACCTTCCGTTGCAGCTGCGCCTGCGCACTTTCTTCCGAGGTGGAGCTTAAGTGGCGGGGTGGCGGTGGGCTCTGCCTTTTGTCTCCCTCCTGGAGCAGCCCTCGGAGTCTCCGCCGTGTTGCTCCGGCTTTCGAGTCCGGATGCCAAGCTCGCGTATTGGGGTAACAGGGAATGGAAGCGCCTAAACCCCGGGGCCGGGGGGGAGGCTTGTTTCTTGTGCCCGACAGAAGGATCGGCTCGTGGATGGGACCGCCAGTCGGTTGCGAAGGAACATCTTTCTGACCGAAAAAAGAGGAATTATTCACCAATCTGGAAACAGCGGGACATATGTTTAGAGGGAATAATAAAGTATGCTTGGCAAGGAAAAATTGCAGCAATCACATTTTCCATTTCAAGTGGTTTCGATTCCAAACCAAATAAGGTACTTTAATGGGTGTCATGGATTAGTAAAGAGTCGTATATAATCCAGCAAAGGGGCAAAGATCAAATCCAAGAATTTCCAATATTTAAAAGagcaaggttcccccccccccaagtttcaaATTCTACTGCTGTGCTACCTGCCTAGGTGGATTTCAGTGTGGATTATATTTTGGAGTGATTCCATCATCCTAATCAAAGGGCCAGACCTATCAGAAGAGTTGTATGTGTATTTGGGTGG encodes:
- the MFAP1 gene encoding microfibrillar-associated protein 1 gives rise to the protein MSGSSSALMKQPPIQSTAGAVPVRNEKGEISMEKVKVKRYVSGKRPDYAPMESSDEEDEEFQFIKKAKEQELEPEEQEEELASDPRLRRLQNRVSEDVEERLARHRKIVEPEVVGESDSEVEGEAWHVEREDTSEEEEEEVDDEEIERRRNMMRQRAQERKNEEMEVMELEDEGRSGEESETESEYEEYTDSEDETEPRLKPVFIRKKDRITVQEREAEALKQKELEQEAKRMAEERRKYTLKIVEEEAKKELEENRRSLAALDALDTDDENDEEEYEAWKVRELKRIKRDREEREALEKEKAEIERVRNLTEEERRAELRANGKVITNKAVKGKYKFLQKYYHRGAFFMDEDEDVYKRDFSAPTLEDHFNKTILPKVMQVKNFGRSGRTKYTHLVDQDTTSFDSAWGQESAQNTKFFKQKAAGVRDVFERPSCKKRKVT